In the Phenylobacterium soli genome, CGCCGGAGGGGCTTCCGGGCGGGCTTTCCTTGACCTTGTCGAGGCTCGCCTCGATCGCCCCGTAGTGGACGCCATCGACGGTGACGCCGCGCTTGAGGGTGTCGAGGCGCTCCTGGGTGATCCGGCCATGCGCCCGGGCGCGGTAGCGACGGACGAGGGCGGTCGCGGGCAGCTCCAGCTCGCGCGCCAGGCCCCCATCGTTGGTCAGCAGCAGCAGGCCCTCGGTGTTGAGGTCGAGGCGGCCGACCGAGATCAGCCGCGGCAAGCCCGGCGGCAGGGCCTCGAACACCGTGGGCCGGCCCTGCGGGTCCTTGTGCGTCGTCACCAGGCCGACAGGCTTGTGGTAGCGGAACAGGCGCGCGGGCTCCGGCTCGCCGACCACTTCGCCGTCGACCGTCAGCACGTCGCCCGGCTCGACCTTCACCGCCGGCGTCGTCAGCACCTCGCCGTTGAGGGCGACGCGCCCGGCCTCGATCAGCCGCTCCACTTCGCGCCGCGAGGCGACCCCCGCGCGGGCCAGGGCCTTGGCGACCCGCTCGCCGGAATCGCCCGCGGGAGCTTGACCGGCGCCGGCCGGACGGGTTCGTAGCGGATCGTGGACCATGATGTTCGGAACATGCGCATCGCGCTCGACTCGGCGCAAGCCGCCGCCGACCGCGGCGAGACGCCGGTCGGGGCGGTCATCGTCGATCCGCAAACCGGCGAGGTGATCGCCACCGGCGCCAACGGTCCGATCGGCGCCCACGACCCGACCGCCCATGCGGAGATCGTCGCCATCCGCGAGGCGGCGAAGAAGCTCGGCAACTACCGCCTGACCGGCCTCACCCTGGTGGTCACCCTGGAGCCCTGCGCCATGTGCGCCGGCGCCATCAGCCACGCGCGCATCGGACGGGTGGTGTTCGGGGCCGAGGACCCCAAGGGCGGCGCCGTGGTCCACGGGCCGAAGTTCTTCGCCCAGCCCACCTGCCACTGGCGTCCCGAGGTCACCGGCGGCGTTCTCGCCGAGGAGGCGGGCGAGCTGCTCCGCAGCTTCTTCCGCGCCCGCCGCAAGGGCAGCCCGTAAGCAGACCTGCTTGCCAACCGCCCAATGCGGGCGTGAGGATGCGCCCACAACATCAGAACAGTGGGAGGTTGGTCATGGGTTTGCTGGACGGCAAGGTCGCCATCGTCACGGGCGCGGGCGGCGGACTGGGCGAGGCCTACGCCAAGCTGTTCGCCCAGGAAGGGGCGAGCGTGGTGGTCAACGACCTGGGGGGCGCGCGGGACGGCACCGGCGCGGACCGCTCGGCGGCGCAGAAGGTGGTCGATGAAATCGTCGCGGCCGGCGGCCGGGCGGTGGCCAACGGCGACGACGTCTCCACCGTGCAGGGTGGCGAGAACATCCTGGCCAGCGCGCTCGACAATTTCGGCAAGGTCGACGTGCTGGTCTGCAACGCCGGCATCCTGCGCGACCGGAGCTTCGCCAACACCTCAGAGGCGGACTGGGACGCGGTGATCAAGGTCCACCTGAAGGGAACCTACTGCACCGCCCTGCCGGTCTGGAAGCACATGAAGGACCACGGCGGCGGGGCGATGGTGCTCACCTCCTCGACGTCGGGGCTCTACGGCAACTTCGGCCAGACCAACTACGGGGCGGCGAAGGCCGGCATCTACGGAATGGTCCGGGTGATGGCCATCGAGGGCCGCAAGTACAACATCCGGGTCATGGGCCTCGCGCCCGGCGCCTACACCCGCATGACCGCCGACCTGCCCGGCCGCAAGGACCGCGAGCCCGATCCCCTGTCCCTGCCGGAGAACATCGCGCCCGGCGTGCTCTACATGGTCAGCGACCTGGCGGCCGACCATTCGGGCAAGATCCTCGGCGTCTCCTCGCGCGGGGTGCGCGAGATCAAGATGGTCGAGACCGAGGGCTTCCAGCCGGGGCGGCCCTACACCGCCGAGGAGGTCGCGGCCCATGCCGACCAGGTCTTCTTCCGCGAGCCGGTGGACGTGCGGCGGCTGGGCCTGACGCCCGCGTGAGGCGGGCCTGACGCCGGGGTCCGCACCTACGTCCGGAACGCGCAAACCGGTTTTTCCACAACCGCGGCGAAAATAATCGCGGGAGGGCCTTGCATGGCCCGCGGGCCTGCCTATTTCAGGGTCCGCCCATCCTGGGCGTTTCCTCCCTAATGACTTCCCCAGCCGGGTTCGAAAGAACCCGGCTGTTTTTTTGCTCCGCAGCTCTTGCTTAGCCCGCCAGGTAAAGCTGGGCCGCGCCGACCAGGTAGACCAGCCCGGTGACGGTCACGATCCAGCGCGAGATCCGCTTGAAGTTGCGGTCGTCCATCATCTCCAGCACGCGGCCGCCGACCACCGTCCCCACCATCGAGAGCGGGATGGCCAGCGCGAACACCCAGAAGGGCGGCAGGCCCTGGCCGTGCACGGCGATCAGCGGCGCGCCGTAGACCACGATCTTGGCCAGGTGCGAGAAGACCTGGGTCCCGGCCTTGGTGGCGACGATCTGGTGCCGGGTCAGGGCGGTGCGCACGAAGAAGATGTCGAGCAGCGGCCCGGCGACGCCGGCGGTCAGGTTGAGGCCCGTCACCGAAACCCCGCAGAGCAGCGCCTGGCGGGGCTGGGCGGCGTCGAGGGAGATCCAGCCCTGCGGGATCCAGAGCAGGGCCGGGACCACGCCCATCAGCAGGTAGAGGGTGGCCTTCGATGGCTCGACGGCGATCAGGGCCATGATCCCGCCGGCCACCACCGAACCCATGGCGAACACCGCCACGATGCGCCAGTCCAGGTGCTTGCGGTGAAGGATCGCCCGCCAGCCGTTAGCGACGAGCTGCAGGATCCCGTGGGCGACGAAGGTCGCCGAGACCGGCAGGACGAGCGCCAGCGCGCCCTTGAGCATCAGGCCGCCGGCCATGCCGAACACGCCCGAGATCGCCGAGGTGACGAACGCCGAGGCGATCAGGAAGATCGCGGGAAGAAGAGCCACAGTTTGCCTCCGGGGTTGCGACCCTTCCCACGGGGCGGGCACAGGCCGCTCCGGTTCGGGGTCTGCTGCGCGACGCGCGCGCGGAAAGAGGGCGAGCCGGATCCACGTCGCCGATACGCGGCGCCGGAAGATGGCTCAGCCGGGGAGGTCCGTCGGATTCGCGGCGCGGGGCGTCTGCGCGTCCAGACGCCGCCTCATGCGCCGGGCGCCTTATGCCGGTTGCGGGATCCATGGCGGAACGGGGCTCGCCTACACCCAAGCTGCCGCTCCGCCAAGGTTGATCGAGCGGATCAACCCTTCGTCTTGGACGGCCTGCGCGCCGCGCAGCTCCAGGCGTCCCCGGTTTTGCGGGCGACGCCGGGATGGGGGCAGAGGAGCTGGGTCTTGGCCGCGGCGGCGGCGTTGTTCCCCGCGCTCGCCTCCACGGCCTCAGGCGCCTTGCCCTCGACCACCCAGGCGTCGAGCAGGCCGACCCAGTCCACCTCGCCCGGCCCGGGCCCGCCGGCGCAGTGGAGCATGCCGGGGATCAGGTACATCCGGTAGAAGCCCGAGGGCTCGCCCATCGTGCGGCGGACGTCCTCGTAATAGCGGATCGAGGAGCGGGCCGGGATCGCCGGGTCATTCCAGCCATGGTACTGGATCAGCTTGCCGCCATGGGCCTTGAAGGCCGCGAGGTTCGGGCTGTCGGAGTCGATCACCGGCGCCATCTTGCGGTGCGCCCGATCGAACTGCGCGCCGAGATCCAGCTTCAGGAAGTCGAAGGCGGGATCTCCGAAGGCGAAGTATTTGAAGGCGTTGGACGAGAACTGATAGCCCGCGGCCTGGGAATGGCGCGCCTCATCCGCACCGGTGATCCAGGCCTGCCAGCTGCCGGGCTGGGCCTCGGCGCCCGGCGAAAAGCCGGGGAAGGCGATCTTCCCCGTGCGCGGATCGCGGCGGCCGTCGTAGATCGCGCGCGCCGCGCGCACCTGCGGGGTGGTCAGGCAACCGTCGGCCTCGCCGGCCTTGCACTGCAGCTTGCCGGGGTCGAAATGGCAGGCCCCCGGATCGCGGATGAAGGCCTCGCCGCCGCCGCATTGGGCGAGCGCAGCCTTCTGGATCAGCTGGAGCTGGGCTGCGCCGAGATAGCCGCCCGGCGCCGAGAGCGCCTGCTGCTGGGCCGCGGAGATGCCGAACAGCTGGCTCATGTAGTTGGCCGGGGCGCCGGCGACGACGCCGTCGAAGTCGGCCGGATAGCGCTGGGCCTCCATCAGCGCCTCGCGCCCACCGTCCGAGCAGCCGGCGAAGTAGGAGCGCTTGGGCTTGAGCCCCTTCTGCCCGACGACCATGGCCTTGCCGATGTCGGTGGTCTCCTTCAGCGCCCGCCAGCCGAAGTCGGCCACCTTTTCCGGATGGCCGAGGGCCCAGGCCGCGTTCGTGCCCACCGGGCTGTCGTGGCCGTCGTCGGTGCCGGCCGCCGCATAGCCGCGGGCCGCCATCGACCTGATCAGCGCCACCGGGACCTTGCCGGCGAAGCCGCCGTTGCCGACCTGCAGGAACTTGCCGTTCCAGGCCTCGCCGAGCGGAATCCAGACCTCGATGCGGATGTCGGAGTCCTTGGTCGGGTGGCTCGCCACGGCGATGCGGCAGGCCTCGAGCTGACCGGCCTTCTCGACCTTCGCCGACAGCACCTCTGCGTGCGGCAGGGCCGCCTTGGCCATGTCCGCGCAGGCGGTCTCGGCGTGCGCCAGACCCGGCGCCGTCAAGGCCATAGCCGCGCCCGCGGCCATCAGCATCCGCTTCATGGTGATCCTCCCAACCCGTTCTTGTTGGGCGGATTTCAGCACAGCTTGGCGGCCGCGCAAAAGAAAAGGGCGGCCGCTTGGACCGCCCTCTCCGTCTCGATAATCGCGACGCTTAGTTCCGGAACACCGCCGACATCGAGCTGTCGTGCGGGCCTTCGCGGAACTGCTGCAGCTCGTTGCGGCCGACCACCATGTGGTGGACCTCGTCGGGGCCGTCCGCGATCCGCAGGGTGCGGGTGTTGGCGTACATGCGGGCGAGCGGGGTGTGCTGCGAAACGCCGAGGGCGCCGTGCATCTGGATGGCCTGGTCGATGATCTTGCAGACCCGCTCCGGCACCATGGCCTTGACCATGTGGATCCACACCCGGGCCTCGCGGTTGCCGAGCACGTCCATGGCCTTGGCGGCCTTGAGCACCATCAGGCGCATGGCCTCGATCTCGATCCGCGCGCGGGACACGATCTCAAGGTTGCCGCCGAGCTGGATGATGGGCTTGCCGAACGCCACGCGGCTCATGCCGCGGGTGACCATCAGGTCGAGGGCCTTCTCGGCCGAGCCGATGGCGCGCATGCAGTGGTGGATACGGCCCGGGCCGAGGCGCAGCTGGCTGATCTCGAAGCCGCGGCCTTCGCCGAGCAGCATGTTGGAGGCCGGCACGCGGGCGTTGTTGAAGCGGATGTGCATGTGGCCGTGCGGCGCGTCATAGTCGCCGAACACCTGCTGGCCGCCGATGATCTCCACGCCTTCGCAGGGCAGCGGCACCAGGATCTGAGACTGCTGAAGGTGCGGCGGAGCGTTCTCCTCGCCGGTCTTGACCATGGTGATCATGATCTTGCAGCGCGGGTCGCCGGCGCCCGAGATGTAGTGCTTCTCGCCGTTGATGATGTACTCGTCGCCGACGCGCACGGCGCGGGTGTCGATGTTCTTGGCGTCCGAGGAGGCGGTGTTCAGCTCGGTCATGCAGTAGGCCGAGCGGATCTTTCCCTCGAGCAGCGGCTTCAGCCACTTTTCCTTCTGCTCCGGCGTGCCGACGCGCTCCAGCACTTCCATGTTGCCGGTGTCCGGCGCGGCGCAGTTCATGATCTCCGACGCCAGCCGGTTCTTGCCGAGCTCGACCGCGATGTAAGCGTAGTCGAGGTTGGAGAGGCCCTCGCCGGTCTCGGCGTTCGGCAGGAAGAAGTTCCACAGGCCGGCGGCCTTGGCCTTGTCCTTCGCCGCTTCGAGCACTTCCAGCTGGCCGGGGGCGTATTGCCAGACGTCCGGGCGGCCTTCGCCCAGGCGGTGGAATTCCTCCGAAGCCGGCTCGACGACGTCACGGATGAACTGCTTCACCTGATTGTAGAGCGGCAGAGCCTTGTCCGACATGCGCAGGTCGTTCAGCTCGTCCTGCGGGCTCAGCCCAAATCCGCTCTCCGGCCGCTCGGCGGTCATCGTCATCCTGGTCGCTCCAAATCCAATCTCCGCCGGCGCTGGCGCCTGCGGTCCCGCGAAACCCTTGGCGCCTATTTTGACCCAAGTCAAACAAGCGTTTGAACGGCGGATGCAACTTTCCGAGGCGCCCGCGCTTGGGGCCGGAACAGGACCTCCCAGAGAACCGCCATGGATTTCGATTACTCCCCCCGCCAGAAGGAGATCATGGGTCGCGTCTCGGCCTTCATGGACGAGTACGTCTACCCGGCGGTTCCCACCTACGAGCAGCAGCACGAGGAGGGCGAGCGCTGGAAAGTGATCCCGATCCTCGAGGAGCTGAAGAAGAAGGCCAAGGCGGCGGGCCTTTGGAACATGTTCATGCCGCCCTGGTCCGGCCACCCGCCGATCGACGAGAGCTTCCGCTTCGAGGGCCTGCAACTCACCAACCTGGAATACGCCTCGGTGGCCGAGATCATGGGCCGCGTGGGCTTCGCCTCGGAGGTGTTCAACTGCTCGGCGCCGGACACCGGCAACATGGAGGTGCTGGAGCGCTTCGGCACCCGCGCCCAGAAGGATCAGTGGCTCAGGCCGCTGATGGACGGAGAGGTGCGCTCGGCCTTCCTGATGACCGAGCCGGCGGTCGCCTCCTCCGACGCCACCAACATCGAGACGCGCATCGAGCGCGACGGCGACGACTATTTGATCAACGGCCGAAAGTGGTGGTCCTCGGGCGTCGGCGACCCGCGGTGCAAGGTGGCGATCGTCATGGGAAAGACCGACCCCGACGCGCCGATGCACATCCAGCAGAGCCAGGTGCTGGTGCCGCTCGACGCGCCGGGCGTCAAGGTGATCCGCATGCTGCCGGTGTTCGGCTACGACGACGCCCCGCACGGCCACGCCGAGATGGTGCTGGAGAACGTCCGCGTGCCGATCAAGGACGCGTTGATCTGGGAGGAGGGCAAGGGCTTCGAGATCAGTCAGGCGCGCCTCGGCCCGGGGCGCATCCACCACTGCATGCGCACGATCGGCGCGGCCGAGGTGGCGCTGGAGAAGATGTGCAAGCGGCTCCTGACCCGGAAGGCCTTCGGCAAGGCGCTCGCCGAGCAGTCGGTGTGGGAGGAGCGGATCGCCCGCGCACGGATCGACATCGAGATGACGCGCCTGCTCTGCCTGAAGGCGGCGGACATGATGGACAAGGCCGGCAACAAGATCGCCCGCACCGAGATCGCCATGATCAAGGTCCAGGCGCCCACCATGGCGCTGAAGGTGATCGACGACGCCATCCAGGCGCACGGCGGCGGCGGCGTCACCTCCGACTTCGGCCTCGCCAGGCTCTACGCCGGCCAGCGCACCCTGCGCCTCGCCGACGGCCCGGACGAGGTCCACAACCGCACCATCGCCCGCCTGGAGTTCGCCAAATACCGCGGCCAGAACGAGCGCGCGGCCGTCGAGAAGGACTCCGAGCGCATCCCGGTGGGCATGCGCTGAGCCCCGGGCCTAGCTGTTCGGGGCTAGCTGTAGAGCGGCGGCGCCGCGCCCAGGCAGATCAGCGCGATCGCCAGGGCGAGCGCCGCGATCGCTGGAATGAGTTTCAGGAGCCACCCCATTGCGGCTCAGATAGGAAGCTCGGCCTTGAGTTTCCAGTGAAGCTTTGGACAGGTTCGCCTCAGGCGGGCGCGTGGCAGACGGCCTCGACGTTGTGGCCGTCCGGATCGAGGACGAAGGCGCCGTAGTAGGTGGGGTGATAGTGGGCGCGGATCCCGGGTCCGCCATTGTCCCGCCCGCCGGCGGCGATGGCCGCCGCATAGAAGGCGTCGACGGTCTTGCGGTCCTTGGCCACGAAGGCGACGTGCGCGCCCGAGCCGGGATCGCCCCCGCGGCCGATCCAGAAGAACGGACGGTCGTCGCCGTAACCGGTGTAGTTCTGGCCGTCACCCATCAGCCGCCGGAGGCCCAGGGGCTGCAGGGCGGCGTCGTAGAAGGCGGCCGAGCGGGTGAAGTCGGCGACCTTCAGGCTGACGTGATCGAGCATCTCGTCCTCCTCTTGAGCCGCGGTCAGGCTAGACCGCGGCCCGGGAGGCGGAAAGGCGCTTACTTCTCGGGGTAGGCCGAGGCGCCGGCGCAGACCGCGCCGAGCAGGGCCTCGTTGTCAGAGCCGGTGACCTTCTTCGGCGTCTCCGAGCGCCAGCCGGCAGCGATCGCCAGCGGCTTGGACGGCTTGTAGTCGCCGAGCACGATCATGTTCTTGTTCTGGCAGTCGAGGGCGACGACGTTGCCGACGCCATCGGGCTTGCCCGGGGCGGAGGGGCCGAGGTTGGCGGCCGGCTTGGAGATCGCCTGCATAACCACCACGCGGCCGGAGGCCTTGTCCTTGTAGGCGTAGTCGGCGTCGTAGGACCAGGCGATGCCATTGGTCTCGGTGTACTTCTTCCAGGTCTCGGCGGAAGCGGTGGAAGCGGTGGCAAGGGCGATCAGGCTGGCAAGCGCGAGGGCGCGACGCATGGCGTTTCTCTCCGGAAGCGTGTCCGCCAGAGTTCAAACAGACGTTGGCTTCCGGAACAAGGGCTAGCCGACGAGGGGAGCCGTTTGGCCGCGTCCGGCTAGGCGGCGGCCACGCGCCGGGCCGGCGTCGCCAGCCGCGCCTCGGCCTCGCCGATGTAGTCGCGGGTGATCGGCACGGTGTCGATGCGCTTGGCGAGCTGCA is a window encoding:
- a CDS encoding SDR family NAD(P)-dependent oxidoreductase — encoded protein: MGLLDGKVAIVTGAGGGLGEAYAKLFAQEGASVVVNDLGGARDGTGADRSAAQKVVDEIVAAGGRAVANGDDVSTVQGGENILASALDNFGKVDVLVCNAGILRDRSFANTSEADWDAVIKVHLKGTYCTALPVWKHMKDHGGGAMVLTSSTSGLYGNFGQTNYGAAKAGIYGMVRVMAIEGRKYNIRVMGLAPGAYTRMTADLPGRKDREPDPLSLPENIAPGVLYMVSDLAADHSGKILGVSSRGVREIKMVETEGFQPGRPYTAEEVAAHADQVFFREPVDVRRLGLTPA
- a CDS encoding pseudouridine synthase encodes the protein MVHDPLRTRPAGAGQAPAGDSGERVAKALARAGVASRREVERLIEAGRVALNGEVLTTPAVKVEPGDVLTVDGEVVGEPEPARLFRYHKPVGLVTTHKDPQGRPTVFEALPPGLPRLISVGRLDLNTEGLLLLTNDGGLARELELPATALVRRYRARAHGRITQERLDTLKRGVTVDGVHYGAIEASLDKVKESPPGSPSGANVWITLTLSEGKNREVRRVLESLGLKVNRLIRLSYGPFALGTLGVGEIEEVGPRVIREQLAAHIAPENLPKGERAQWRRPAVQVQRRAPAQAESERKAEAEAPKKKEYKPGWAKPKAKPAGRAAPPPKGAAKGAPRSGPQGGPKAAAKGKPRPSGSPRADGRTPGPRGPKAAPSPQGRHGARPPGRPRSGGPGRRG
- a CDS encoding acyl-CoA dehydrogenase family protein, with product MDFDYSPRQKEIMGRVSAFMDEYVYPAVPTYEQQHEEGERWKVIPILEELKKKAKAAGLWNMFMPPWSGHPPIDESFRFEGLQLTNLEYASVAEIMGRVGFASEVFNCSAPDTGNMEVLERFGTRAQKDQWLRPLMDGEVRSAFLMTEPAVASSDATNIETRIERDGDDYLINGRKWWSSGVGDPRCKVAIVMGKTDPDAPMHIQQSQVLVPLDAPGVKVIRMLPVFGYDDAPHGHAEMVLENVRVPIKDALIWEEGKGFEISQARLGPGRIHHCMRTIGAAEVALEKMCKRLLTRKAFGKALAEQSVWEERIARARIDIEMTRLLCLKAADMMDKAGNKIARTEIAMIKVQAPTMALKVIDDAIQAHGGGGVTSDFGLARLYAGQRTLRLADGPDEVHNRTIARLEFAKYRGQNERAAVEKDSERIPVGMR
- a CDS encoding acyl-CoA dehydrogenase family protein, producing the protein MTMTAERPESGFGLSPQDELNDLRMSDKALPLYNQVKQFIRDVVEPASEEFHRLGEGRPDVWQYAPGQLEVLEAAKDKAKAAGLWNFFLPNAETGEGLSNLDYAYIAVELGKNRLASEIMNCAAPDTGNMEVLERVGTPEQKEKWLKPLLEGKIRSAYCMTELNTASSDAKNIDTRAVRVGDEYIINGEKHYISGAGDPRCKIMITMVKTGEENAPPHLQQSQILVPLPCEGVEIIGGQQVFGDYDAPHGHMHIRFNNARVPASNMLLGEGRGFEISQLRLGPGRIHHCMRAIGSAEKALDLMVTRGMSRVAFGKPIIQLGGNLEIVSRARIEIEAMRLMVLKAAKAMDVLGNREARVWIHMVKAMVPERVCKIIDQAIQMHGALGVSQHTPLARMYANTRTLRIADGPDEVHHMVVGRNELQQFREGPHDSSMSAVFRN
- a CDS encoding sulfite exporter TauE/SafE family protein, encoding MALLPAIFLIASAFVTSAISGVFGMAGGLMLKGALALVLPVSATFVAHGILQLVANGWRAILHRKHLDWRIVAVFAMGSVVAGGIMALIAVEPSKATLYLLMGVVPALLWIPQGWISLDAAQPRQALLCGVSVTGLNLTAGVAGPLLDIFFVRTALTRHQIVATKAGTQVFSHLAKIVVYGAPLIAVHGQGLPPFWVFALAIPLSMVGTVVGGRVLEMMDDRNFKRISRWIVTVTGLVYLVGAAQLYLAG
- a CDS encoding VOC family protein, producing the protein MLDHVSLKVADFTRSAAFYDAALQPLGLRRLMGDGQNYTGYGDDRPFFWIGRGGDPGSGAHVAFVAKDRKTVDAFYAAAIAAGGRDNGGPGIRAHYHPTYYGAFVLDPDGHNVEAVCHAPA
- a CDS encoding tannase/feruloyl esterase family alpha/beta hydrolase, whose protein sequence is MKRMLMAAGAAMALTAPGLAHAETACADMAKAALPHAEVLSAKVEKAGQLEACRIAVASHPTKDSDIRIEVWIPLGEAWNGKFLQVGNGGFAGKVPVALIRSMAARGYAAAGTDDGHDSPVGTNAAWALGHPEKVADFGWRALKETTDIGKAMVVGQKGLKPKRSYFAGCSDGGREALMEAQRYPADFDGVVAGAPANYMSQLFGISAAQQQALSAPGGYLGAAQLQLIQKAALAQCGGGEAFIRDPGACHFDPGKLQCKAGEADGCLTTPQVRAARAIYDGRRDPRTGKIAFPGFSPGAEAQPGSWQAWITGADEARHSQAAGYQFSSNAFKYFAFGDPAFDFLKLDLGAQFDRAHRKMAPVIDSDSPNLAAFKAHGGKLIQYHGWNDPAIPARSSIRYYEDVRRTMGEPSGFYRMYLIPGMLHCAGGPGPGEVDWVGLLDAWVVEGKAPEAVEASAGNNAAAAAKTQLLCPHPGVARKTGDAWSCAARRPSKTKG
- the tadA gene encoding tRNA adenosine(34) deaminase TadA, which encodes MRIALDSAQAAADRGETPVGAVIVDPQTGEVIATGANGPIGAHDPTAHAEIVAIREAAKKLGNYRLTGLTLVVTLEPCAMCAGAISHARIGRVVFGAEDPKGGAVVHGPKFFAQPTCHWRPEVTGGVLAEEAGELLRSFFRARRKGSP